A genome region from Trichosurus vulpecula isolate mTriVul1 chromosome 5, mTriVul1.pri, whole genome shotgun sequence includes the following:
- the CERK gene encoding ceramide kinase has product MEAEPGPPQLWLKRRRCLLSLDRPRALLLWGPASEPDPGPAAAPTPGPDTCSVPVSEIITVEETEIDEKHYHSGKWQKMAKPYAFTVYYVKRARRHRWRCSHVTFWCTDEPLCNQWIQTLRELLEKLTCRPKHLLVYINPFGGKRQGKRIYEQKVAPLFSLASITADVIVTEHANHAKDSLFEINIEKYDGIVCVGGDGMFSEVLHGLIGRTQRDCGIDQNNPKASLVQCSLRIGIIPAGSTDCVCYATVGINDPVTSALHIIIGDSLSMDVSSVHHNNAFLKYSVSLLGYGFYGDILRDSEKKRWMGLIRYDLSGFKTFLSHHCYEGTVAFLPAQHTVGSPRDKKPCRMGCFICRQSKQQLEDEQKKSLYGLENTEEVEEWKVIQGKFLAINAANMSCACPRSPKGLSPVAHLADGSSDLILVRKCSRLNFLRYLIRHTNQDDQFDFAFVEVYRVRKFQFTSKHLEDEDGDLKDLGKKRFGHICSDHPACCCTLPNSTWNCDGEILNNSAIEVRVHCQLLQLFARGIEETSTQEALS; this is encoded by the exons ATACCTGTTCAGTTCCTGTTTCTGAGATTATCACCgtagaagaaacagaaattgatgAGAAGCACTATCATAGTGGAAAATGGCAAAAAATGGCAAAGCCTTATGCTTTTACAG TGTACTATGTAAAGAGAGCACGGCGTCACCGCTGGCGGTGCAGTCACGTGACCTTCTGGTGCACGGATGAGCCGCTCTGTAACCAGTGGATACAAACTCTCAGAGAGTTGCTTGAGAAGCTGA CATGTAGACCAAAGCACTTACTTGTGTATATTAATCCCTTTGGAGGAAAAAGACAAGGCAAGCGGATATACGAACAGAAAGTCGCACCGCTGTTCAGTCTCGCTTCTATCACTGCTGACGTCATCG TTACTGAACATGCTAACCATGCCAAGGACAGTTTGTTTGAAATTAATATTGAGAAATATGATGG AATCGTCTGTGTTGGTGGAGATGGCATGTTCAGTGAGGTGTTGCATGGTCTCATTGGAAGGACACAGAGGGATTGTGGTATAGACCAAAATAATCCCAAAGCTTCGTTAGTCCAGTGCAGTCTGCGAATTGGGATAATCCCTGCAG gttcaaCAGATTGTGTGTGCTATGCCACGGTTGGTATCAATGACCCAGTAACGTCAGCATTACATATTATTATTG GGGACTCTCTGTCTATGGACGTATCTTCAGTGCATCACAACAACGCGTTTCTGAAGTACTCTGTGTCCTTGCTGGGCTATGGTTTCTATGGAGACATATTGAGGGACAGCGAGAAAAAGCGGTGGATGGGCCTCATCCGATATGACCTTTCAG GTTTTAAGACCTTTCTTTCTCATCATTGCTACGAAGGAACAGTAGCCTTCCTCCCGGCACAGCACACCGTGGGCTCTCCGAGAGATAAGAAGCCGTGCCGAATGGG GTGCTTCATCTGCAGGCAGAGTAAGCAGCAGCTGGAAGATGAGCAGAAAAAATCCCTGTATGGCTTGGAAAACACAG AGGAAGTGGAAGAGTGGAAGGTCATCCAGGGGAAGTTTCTGGCAATCAACGCAGCCAACATGAGCTGCGCCTGTCCGCGGAGCCCCAAGGGCCTGTCCCCAGTGGCCCACTTGGCCGACGGCTCCTCGGACCTCATCCTGGTCCGCAAGTGTTCCCGGTTGAATTTTCTGAGGTATCTCATCAGGCATACAAATCAAGATGACCAG TTTGACTTTGCGTTTGTTGAGGTTTACCGGGTGAGGAAATTTCAGTTTACGTCGAAGCATTTGGAAGATGAGGATGGTGATCTCAAGGACCTTGGGAAGAAGCGATTTGGGCACATCTGCAGCGACCATCCAGCCTGCTGCTGCACTCTTCCTAACAGTACCTGGAACTGTGATGGAGAAATCCTGAACAATTCTGCCATCGAAGTCAG GGTTCACTGCCAGCTGCTGCAGCTCTTTGCCCGAGGGATTGAGGAGACCTCAACACAGGAAGCCCTCAGCTGA